The proteins below come from a single Argentina anserina chromosome 1, drPotAnse1.1, whole genome shotgun sequence genomic window:
- the LOC126803510 gene encoding 3-ketoacyl-CoA synthase 11-like produces the protein MKEARKETEALMYGAIDELFARTSVKPKDIGILIVNYHSKLVSNCTKVLTTSALAVLPTKKMTPGISHPPPRLGRRGSRRVLERSGLGDSTYLPEAVFNIPPNPSMKEARKETEALMYGAIDELFARTSVKPKDIGILIVNYHSKLVSNCTKVLTTSALAVLPTKKMTPGISHPPPRLGRRGSRRILERSGLGDSTYLPEAVLNIPPNPSMKEARKETEALMYGAIDELFARTSVKPKDIGILIVNYHSKLVSNCLFRMGGALILLSNKSSDRRRSKYRLVHTVYTHKGVDD, from the exons ATGAAAGAAGCCAGGAAAGAAACTGAGGCACTGATGTATGGTGCCATTGACGAGCTTTTTGCCAGGACATCTGTAAAACCCAAGGACATTGGAATCTTGATTGTCAACTATCATTCAAAGCTCGTTTCAAATT GCACAAAGGTGTTGACGACTAGTGCTTTAGCTGTGTTACCCACGAAGAAGATGACGCCGGGCATATCTCATCCACCTCCCCGCCTTGGTCGTCGAGGCTCG AGAAGGGTCCTTGAGAGATCCGGGCTTGGTGATTCAACATATCTTCCAGAGGCTGTATTCAACATTCCTCCGAATCCCTCAATGAAAGAAGCCAGGAAAGAAACTGAGGCACTGATGTATGGTGCCATTGACGAGCTTTTTGCCAGGACATCTGTAAAACCCAAGGACATTGGAATCTTGATTGTCAACTATCATTCAAAGCTCGTTTCAAATT GCACAAAGGTGTTGACGACTAGTGCTTTAGCTGTGTTACCCACGAAGAAGATGACGCCGGGCATATCTCATCCACCTCCCCGCCTTGGTCGTCGAGGCTCG AGAAGGATCCTTGAGAGATCCGGGCTTGGTGATTCAACATATCTTCCAGAGGCTGTACTCAACATTCCTCCGAATCCCTCAATGAAAGAAGCCAGGAAAGAAACTGAGGCACTGATGTATGGTGCCATTGACGAGCTTTTTGCCAGGACATCTGTAAAACCCAAGGACATTGGAATCTTGATTGTCAACTATCATTCAAAGCTCGTTTCAAATTGTTTATTTCGGATGGGAGGAGCTCTTATACTTCTTTCAAATAAGAGCTCAGACAGAAGAAGGTCCAAATATCGATTGGTTCATACTGTTTACACGCACAAAGGTGTTGACGACTAG
- the LOC126786711 gene encoding LOW QUALITY PROTEIN: DNA repair protein recA homolog 1, chloroplastic (The sequence of the model RefSeq protein was modified relative to this genomic sequence to represent the inferred CDS: substituted 1 base at 1 genomic stop codon), which yields MTLYTASHCFPTPLSFQSRRRCSLPQGRWRAAMALRGVKVRSELQVNVNGALDSDPLFLDRQKALEAAMNDINSSFGKGSVTRLGSAGGALVETFPSGCLTLDLALGGGLPKGRIVEIFGPESSGKTTLALHAIAEVQRLGGNAMLVDAEHAFDPAYSKALGVDVENLIVCQPDHGEMALEIADRMCRSGAIDLICVDSVSALTPRAEIEGEIGMQQMGLQARLMSQALRKMSGNASKAGCTLIFLNQIRYKIGVYYGNPXVTSGGIALKFFASVRLEIRSTGKIKSVKGDEEIGVRVRVRVQKSKVSRPYKQAEFEIVFGEGVSKLGCILDCAEMMDVVVKKGSWYSFGNHRLGQGRDKSLQYLRENPVLLDEIEQIVRSAMTDATGQVDSLHTRSLPVTHQIEDDFEGV from the exons ATGACGTTATACACGGCGTCACACTGCTTCCCGACTCCTCTGTCGTTCCAGTCTCGCCGTCGCTGCTCTCTCCCACAAGGCCGGTGGAGAGCAGCAATGGCCCTGAGAGGGGTGAAGGTCCGGTCCGAGCTCCAGGTCAACGTGAACGGCGCTCTCGACTCCGACCCGCTCTTCCTCGACCGCCAGAAAGCACTGGAGGCCGCCATGAACGACATCAACTCCTCCTTCGGCAAAGGAAGCGTCACCCGATTAGGCAGCGCCGGCGGAGCCTTGGT CGAAACATTTCCCAGTGGTTGCTTGACTCTGGACCTTGCATTGGGCGGTGGGCTTCCGAAGGGGAGAATCGTAGAG ATATTTGGTCCAGAAAGTAGTGGAAAGACAACTCTGGCACTCCATGCAATCGCAGAGGTGCAG AGACTTGGAGGAAATGCTATGCTTGTTGATGCAGAACATGCCTTTGATCCAGCATATTCCAAAGCATTGGGAGTAGATGTAGAAAACCTGATTGTCTGCCAGCCTGATCATGGAGAAATGGCACTTGAGA TTGCAGATCGTATGTGCAGATCTGGTGCCATTGATCTTATATGTGTTGATTCTGTCTCGGCCCTCACTCCACGAGCAGAGATTGAa GGTGAGATTGGAATGCAGCAAATGGGTTTGCAAGCACGCCTTATGAGCCAAGCTTTGCGCAAAATGTCAGGAAATGCATCAAAAGCTGGATGTACTCTCATATTCTTGAATCAAATAAGATACAAG ATTGGTGTGTATTATGGGAATCCATAAGTGACATCCGGAGGAATTGCATTAAAGTTTTTTGCATCAGTTCGCCTGGAAATACGATCTACAGGGAAAATAAAATCT GTAAAAGGAGACGAGGAAATTGGAGTTCGGGTCCGTGTACGGGTGCAAAAGAGTAAG GTTTCGAGGCCATACAAACAAGCTGAATTTGAAATTGTGTTTGGAGAGGGAGTAAGTAAATTG gGTTGCATTTTGGATTGTGCTGAAATGATGGATGTAGTAGTGAAGAAGGGATCTTGGTATAGCTTCGGCAACCACAG GTTGGGACAAGGAAGAGATAAATCATTGCAGTACTTGAGGGAGAACCCTGTTCTTCTTGATGAGATAGAGCAG ATTGTTCGTTCCGCAATGACTGATGCAACTGGACAGGTAGACTCATTGCATACAAGAAGCTTGCCTGTAACACATCAGATTGAAGATGATTTCGAAGGTGTCTAA
- the LOC126786748 gene encoding cell division control protein 2 homolog: MDQYEKVEKIGEGTYGVVYKARDRVTNETIALKKIRLEQEDEGVPSTAIREISLLKEMQHGNIVRLQDVVHSEKRLYLVFEYLDLDLKKHMDSTPDFAKDRRQIKLFLYQILRGIAYCHSHRVLHRDLKPQNLLIDRRTNALKLADFGLARAFGIPVRTFTHEVVTLWYRAPEILLGSRHYSTPVDVWSVGCIFAEMINQKPLFPGDSEIDELFKIFRILGTPNEDTWPGVSSMPDFKSSFPKWPSKDLAIQVPNLESAGVDLLCKMLCLDPSKRITARSALEHEYFKDIPFVP; encoded by the exons ATGGACCAG TACGAGAAAGTAGAGAAGATTGGGGAAGGGACGTATGGAGTGGTGTACAAGGCGCGTGATCGGGTCACGAATGAGACGATAGCCCTGAAGAAGATTCGGTTGGAGCAGGAAGACGAGGGCGTCCCTAGCACCGCCATTCGTGAGATTTCTCTCCTCAAAGAAATGCAGCACGGCAACATTGTCAG GTTACAGGATGTGGTGCACAGCGAGAAGCGGTTGTATCTTGTGTTTGAGTACCTGGACTTGGATCTGAAGAAACATATGGATTCTACTCCTGATTTCGCAAAGGATCGTCGCCAAATCAAA CTGTTCCTTTATCAGATTCTCCGAGGCATTGCTTATTGTCATTCTCATAGAGTTCTTCACCGAGATCTGAAACCCCAAAATCTGCTGATAGATCGTCGTACTAATGCACTCAAACTTGCAGATTTCGGACTGGCCCGAGCATTTGGTATTCCTGTTAGGACATTTACTCACGAG GTGGTGACCCTCTGGTACAGAGCACCGGAGATATTGCTTGGATCCCGCCATTACTCTACACCAGTTGATGTCTGGTCTGTGGGTTGTATATTTGCTGAGATGATAAACCAAAAGCCTTTATTTCCAGGGGATTCTGAGATTGATGAATTGTTCAAGATATTTAG AATCTTGGGTACTCCAAATGAGGATACGTGGCCTGGAGTGAGTAGTATGCCTGACTTTAAATCTTCTTTTCCTAAGTGGCCTTCTAAG GACTTGGCAATTCAAGTTCCGAATCTTGaatcagctggtgtcgatcttCTTTGT AAAATGCTTTGCTTGGATCCCAGCAAAAGGATTACAGCCAGGAGTGCTCTTGAGCATGAATACTTCAAAGATATTCCATTTGTACCCTGA